One region of Penaeus vannamei isolate JL-2024 chromosome 36, ASM4276789v1, whole genome shotgun sequence genomic DNA includes:
- the LOC138859460 gene encoding uncharacterized protein, translating into MGALCIEKSSKDLNMSMMMEMFNLDAGSAEIPLPDPPISEDPSSLTEVRGAISKLKSGKAASICGIPAELLKASGEPMGVVIPLWKGKRDRWDCSIHRGITLVSIPSKVLAHILLRCIRNYLLRHQRTEQSGFTAGMSTIDHILTLQVIVEHHREFGCRLFAAYIDLKKEFDTVYRESLWETLRL; encoded by the exons ATGGGTGCTTTATGTATTGAAAAATCATCTAAAGATCTTAACATGAGTATGATGATGGAAATGT TTAacctggatgcgggtagtgctgagattccgttgccggacccacccatcagtgaggatccatcctccctaactgaagttaggggggcaatctccaagctgaagagtggtaaagcagcgagtatctgcggcatcccagcagAACTGTTAAAAgctagtggtgaacctatg ggtgtggtcatccctctctggaaggggaagagggaccgatgggactgcagcattcaccgaggcatcacactggtCAGTATACCgagcaaggttctcgcccacattcttctgagatgtatcagaaactacctgctgaggcaccagaggacagagcaatctggattcactgctggtatgtccacaatagaccatatccttacactacaagtcattgtagagcaccacCGTGAGTTTGGTTGTCGGctgtttgcagcctacatcgacctcaagaaagagTTTGATACAGTGTATCGGGAATCCCTCTGGGAGACCCTGAGACTGTGa